The following coding sequences lie in one Oncorhynchus kisutch isolate 150728-3 linkage group LG17, Okis_V2, whole genome shotgun sequence genomic window:
- the LOC116354424 gene encoding uncharacterized protein LOC116354424 translates to MTLPPELYAANGYLPSVAYNLEDINRIEYDDDPEMMTNQPNNRNCLIGCCNTDNDEPSSFLSQSEYEGHWLDRPLNYLPLHELDSGLGCTDGSLHQGDLSDPETEEGVEAPMSSPPGNTSRGSSPSSESLLSSELSDSGFHSVSTGEFRHFQKIIDGRIHNYRSRVVPREQRSKSRWDLESIPETLTCDPQAGRAADGVHTAMTHQCTMGSSSIQFRKARSPQLSRHGTGFAPRVAASSCRTEPCHRRALMLNQHSSEDLPSRSHTVHDLSDRRRASHPALPAGNTATGKYRHVNRQPPSSPNHLAVPTENSGTGQYNRGFNTDISEKRRCPLSDHVEGTWQGCVDNHRSSMASEEYNSEKQGLSKSPSKKQRGKEPADWRQFATLGHPHIGGDWPQADCPCGPLYSTLDGPSARSRRGLSGNPRAVRNQLLKARASRLADERSEVTTDEEARGEAWAGRYWNRTERRRHLAWAREQRQRKLNRGAEGAGENGAGGTGVAGGLGGAGGPGGGCSTVLELSHRKQSRLRNHKLLDDWTTVEELLTHGTRVGQGDNILGHSPLLSVTTV, encoded by the exons ATGACCCTTCCACCAGAACTCTATGCAGCCAATGGATACCTCCCCAGTGTTGCCTACAATCTGGAGGACATTAACAGGATAGAGTATGATGAT GATCCAGAGATGATGACTAACCAGCCCAATAACAGGAACTGTCTGATTGGCTGCTGTAACACTGATAATGATGAGCCTAGCAGCTTCCTGAGCCAG AGTGAATATGAGGGCCACTGGCTGGACAGGCCTCTGAATTACCTGCCTCTCCACGAGCTTGACAGCGGCCTGGGCTGCACCGATGGCAGCCTCCACCAGGGGGACCTGTCTGAcccagagacagaggagggggtagaggcccCTATGTCCTCTCCTCCAGGAAACACCAGCCGGGGAAGCtctccctcctctgagtccctcCTTTCGTCAGAGCTCAGTGACTCTGGCTTCCACAGCGTCAGCACAGGGGAGTTCCGCCACTTCCAGAAGATTATAGATGGGAGGATCCACAACTACCGGAGTCGCGTCGTGCCCCGGGAACAGAGATCAAAGTCTCGCTGGGACCTGGAGTCCATCCCTGAGACCCTGACCTGTGACCCCCAGGCTGGCAGAGCCGCAGACGGAGTTCATACAGCCATGACCCACCAGTGCACCATGGGTAGTAGCTCCATTCAGTTCCGCAAAGCCAGGAGCCCCCAGCTGAGCAGGCATGGCACCGGGTTTGCTCCTAGGGTTGCTGCCTCCAGCTGCCGTACAGAACCCTGCCACAGGAGAGCATTGATGCTGAACCAGCACTCTTCTGAGGACCTTCCCAGCCGCAGCCACACTGTGCATGACTTATCAGACAGGAGACGGGCCAGCCACCCAGCCCTGCCCGCTGGGAACACTGCCACAGGGAAATACAGACACGTAAACCGACAACCGCCCAGCAGCCCAAACCACCTAGCCGTGCCCACTGAGAACTCTGGCACAGGACAATACAACAGGGGGTTCAACACAGACATCAGTGAGAAGAGGAGATGTCCACTGAGTGACCATGTGGAAGGCACCTGGCAAGGATGTGTGGATAACCACAGAAGCAGTATGGCCAGTGAGGAATATAACAGTGAGAAACAGGGTCTTTCCAAGAGTCCCTCAAAGAAACAGCGTGGGAAGGAGCCAGCAGACTGGCGTCAGTTTGCGACACTGGGACATCCTCACATTGGTGGGGACTGGCCCCAAGCAGACTGTCCCTGCGGTCCCCTCTATAGCACGCTGGATGGGCCCTCTGCCCGCTCCAGGAGGGGTCTCTCTGGGAATCCCCGGGCGGTGAGGAACCAGCTCCTGAAGGCACGGGCCTCCCGGCTGGCTGACGAGCGGAGTGAGGTCACCACGGATGAGGAGGCCCGCGGGGAGGCCTGGGCAGGCCGCTACTGGAACAGGACTGAGCGCCGGCGCCACCTGGCATGGGCCCGGGAGCAGAGGCAGAGGAAGCTGAACCGTGGGGCTGAGGGGGCAGGGGAGAATGGGGCTGGAGGTACAGGGGTTGCTGGGGGCCTTGGGGGTGCAGGGGGTCCTGGAGGAGGCTGCAGCACAGTGCTGGAGCTCAGCCACAGGAAGCAGAGCCGTCTGAGGAACCATAAACTGCTGGATGACTGGACCACAGTGGAGGAGCTGCTGACCCATGGGACAAGGGTGGGGCAGGGGGACAACATTCTCGGTCACAGCCCTCTATTGTCTGTCACTACTGTATAA